From the genome of Salvelinus namaycush isolate Seneca chromosome 1, SaNama_1.0, whole genome shotgun sequence:
ACTAAAATATAATCGAATAACTACCTGATTCTGCTTGAGGTACTCTTGCTCATAAACCTCTGCAAGGCTCAGCTTGCTCTTCTCATGGTCCAGAGTCAGCCTCTTCTTGTACTCAAATACCTCTTCCTTAGGCTTCTCCTTGCGCACCACATCATCCCACACCTTGGAAAAAAATACAAGTCAGAAAACAAAATTTGCTTTGAAATGTCCCAATGTGGTTACATCGGAACTAAATACTGGATAGACCTATACTTGTTCTACCCATTTACTCGCAAAGAAACGATGATGACACATTCAGCTGGATTCAACTGAAAACAGTTGTTCAGTTTGTTGTCAAGATTGAGTTGTCTCTAGAGACGGGTTAGCTGACAACATCACGAAAACGATGCACGCGATTCAATGGTGCAGACGTTCGTGCGTTGTTGTGATTCTGAATGGCCAGATACAGTAgttatcaacaatgacaagaagctgccatgtggggaatcataGGTGGCTCTTTTCAGCCAGTTTCATCTTGTTCTCGATActatgtcttgttttgaggtgttttgactgatgtctaTGCTAAAATGGCTCaaattcactagctagctaaacaacaaCTATAACGATGTACTTGAAAGACAATTCTCATTGTGAAAatgtatgttttcaataaacattagagactaaatatagtttacatttAAGCCAACCCAGTCTGTTCTGCCCCATAGTTGAGCATGCATCGGTTTTGTTGCAAAACAACCGACCCGTCTAGacactgacctggtctttaatcctCTGCTTGATGATGTCCTCCAGCTGCAAAGTGGTTTCCTCTGTTACAGCAGGGGCTGAGAGAAAACAGAGCAAATGTTACCTGACTGAACAAGCACCCTCTCCGACACACACAAACTTGCACTAAGTAAAATACTAAACCATCTCCAACGGGACTGACAGCTAAATGAACAGACTGACAAGCATGTGGTACGTACCCATCCTGGAGGCCGAGTCAAATGCCACATCCACCTCAAGAAGGCTGTTCTCTGGACGAGTCTGAGCAGACACCTCTCCTGTTAGTTGCCATGGCTTTTCTCCCATGGCAGCATTTTCCAAATCCTGGATCTTTTCAGCCATCTGTGTAAGGTAAGAATTTACCATTTCATTAGTCTGCTACATAAATGTATATGTACGGCAGATGAAAAAAATAGTGAATGAAATGACACCCAACCCAATTTAGATATTCTAAAACAGCCCTTGAGGAAAAGCTTGCCTTGTCTTGTCGTTTCTCAAAGGATGATTTGGATTCAGGTTTTGTTGCATTTTGAGACTTTCCTCCAAAGATGTCCACCATGTCTTCTCCCTCACTGTCATCACTTTCTGCAGGTAGGTTAAAGGTCACCCGTTTCAAAGCCTCCTTGGCTTGTCTGCACTCTTCATCCTCAACGAAGTCCCTAAAACAGCAAAGGAACAAACAACTCTTGTCATAAGTACAAAATAAATATCCCTGCCCTATATTCCCTATTAATGCAATTCCAACCGTGACATTCACATGAGATTCCTGCATCAGCCACTTACTAAttttcttcatcatcatcatcttgcAGTCCATCCATACTGTTGTCCTCTGCATCTGATTGGTCAGCTGTTTGCGCAGGATCATCATCCACAGCATCAAAGAAGTCTTTGTACTTCAGATTCCTGGAACTTTTCAGCTACAGGAAGAACATAGTACATTAATAGGAATGCAGTGTGTTTGTCTACAATAATGACCAGAAACACCACCAAACACAAGTAGCTGAATAGTAGTTAGGTCTGGCAGAGAGAAAAACTATATGATACATACtgtgcttgttttttttgtttttttggaaGAAACATCTTCACTGAAGAGGTCTACGTCATCATCTTCATCTCCAGAGGGCAAGTCCTGGAAGTAGTCTACATCACCgtccccctccttcccctcccttctGTCCATATCGTCCAGAAAGGACTCCATCTCTGAGAGCTTGAAGAACCTGTCATCAACCTCTGATGGAGGACCCAGTGGTTTTGACTCTCTCCCCGCTGAGCATTTCTTTTGTTGAGCTTGTTTTTCTAATGCGTCCACATCAAAATCTACATCAGAGTCCTCGTCTGTGTTATCCCTTCTCAAGGCATCCATAGCAGTTTTAAGCATGGGTGGTTCTTCTCCTTGCCAATCTTCATCTTCCAaatctccatctctcatctcctcttctaTGTCTTCACTATCTTGTTCATCCCTTTTATCTGGCTCCTCATCAGCATCCTCTTCATCACACAGGATACTCAGAGCTGTATCCAAGGCAGCCTGACTCACTGCTGTCTCAAAGTGCTTCAGCACTGCAGTATTTTGGAGCTCCAGCTCCTGCCATATCTGTTCCTCGTCAAAGTTATCAACCACCAGTTGGTCCAGAGGACTTCCCTTTGAGCCTGCTGGCTTGTGGGTTTTGTGTAAATCATACAGGGTCTTAGTGAGAGAAGTGAAGTCTGTTGCCACTCCATCCTGAAGACTATACACaaagaaaaaatacaaaaagCAATTTTTGTTAACAGTATTCTTCAAGTAGTAGTGGTTAGTAACATTAACAGTCTTCTTCAACCAACCCTGGCCTTGAAAACCCACAGGGTGTGCAGGGTTTTGTTCTAGCCCAGTACCCACACCTGGCTCAACTAATCAAGGGTAGCTAAATTACTAGAATCAAATTTATCGGTGCTGCTGGGCTATCTTTAAGAATATTTGATGATGTGTTCTAGCTAACCAAACAGGGAATGCTTGCAGATGGTTGCTTGCTCCAACACCATCGtgaagtttgcagatgacaacagtggtaggcctgatcaccgacaacgatgagacagcctataggaaggaggttagagacctggccgggtggtgccagaataacaacctatccctcaacgtaaccaagactaaggagatgattgtggactacaggaaaaggagcacgcctccattctcattgacggggctgtagtggagcagtttgagagcttcaagttccttggtgtccacatcaacaacaaactagaatggtccaaacacaccaagacagttgtgaagagggcacgacaaagcctattcaggaaactaaaaagatttggcatgggtcctgagatcctcaaaaggttctacagctgcaacatcgagagcatcctgaccggttgcatcactgcctggtacggcaattgctcggccgaGGGTTCGCACTAcccacttcagagggtagtgcgtacggcccagtacatcactggggcaaagctgcctgccatccaggacctctacaccaggcggtgtcagaggaaggccctaaaaagtgtcaaagaccccagccatagactgttctctctactaccgcatagcaagcggtaccggagtgccaagtctaggacaaaaaggcttctcaacagtttttaccaccaagccataagactcctgaacaggtaaccaaatggttacccagactatttgcattgtgtgccccccaacccctcttttacgctgctgctactctctgtttatcacatatgcatagtcactttaactatacattcatgtacatactacctcaataagcctgactaacaggtgccTGTATAtggccttgctactgttattttcaaatgtctttttactgttgttttatttctttacttacacccccccccccacacacacctttttttcgcactattggttagaacCTGTAAATAagtgtattcggcgcacgtgacaaataaactttgatttgatagatGCTAGCTAACCTTAGCATTGTGTAACGATGGCAGCAAGTGAATTAATTCATTTAAAGTTAAACATATCTAGATATTATTATAAAAATTGTGCACTTACATAAGAAAATGTTCTGGATGTGCAGTTTTTATGTTGAGTAGCTTTAAACAGCCCTCCAACGTGTTACATATGTCCCCGATAGCCATCGTTTTTGCTCACATGGGAACATATGTGTAACAAGAAAATATTCTCCCCCCAGAAACAATCTCTGGTGTGCTATAAAGATCCGGATAGCAGGTCAGGTTTAGATTTAGCTAGCTggatagacaacattaatatccTAAATAACTTTATTTACAAGTGCAATGTACGGGTTTTAATTGAAAAGCAACATACGTGTACTCTATCCCATTGTCTTGACATTCAAAGCAATTCGCTATCCTACGTTGCACGAATCTTCGAAAATATGGCGGCGTCGGTGTTGAAGGTTGCACGTACGTATAGATAGCTATCTGTTGTTGTTAGCCAGCTTGCTAACGTCAGCTGATAAATATTGTTTCACATGTAATAAACAGTCTCTTTAGACTTGTATCTCAGGCTACACAACAAAGTAAGCTAAATCCACCGTTGTTTTTGTTGATAATTGGATAttgagaagggtgagccggtcaaggatcgattcggacaaggtggtaaattgtatgacaagtgacagttttattcagagtgaagatatctggtacaagcgtatacggtctcgttccttcggctcatagagaacctccagaaaaagcccagataacagaaatgcatagacattttatacaacacagaaagtaggttgagtctggaagttctggtcctttggttggttctggacaggttgttgtcttctcagattggtcctgatgagctgggcgtcatccttctgagtcttatagcaaaagttctttgttatcaaatgttcagctaagcaggagattttgtgtgtgcgtagtcagccctctgtccttggttatgtgtgtgtgtctcattatttcgtgaaatgcggacccaagcactcttttgatcaaagcctttccttatcagtgtttatgaaaggtttacgtcagccctctgtccttgggtgtgtgtgtgtctgtctctgtatctgtttataagtgtgtgagaaaccctgcttagaaagaagttagttataacaatgtaatagcaatatgcttgtgttattttaaatggtatttattacattAGTGCAGAATTACTTTTAGCAAGTGTTTCCTGTTGCTAGCTACTTGACTTATCCAGGTAGCATATTCAATCAAATACGATTCGTACTCGTCAAAAAactgtatggtatagtatggCTGAACtaaatactttatttatttagttaCAGGTCTCTCAAAGTGTGTTCGTCACACTTGTTCTCCAATGCTGAGGACAATTTCAACCTCAACACCACTCTGCCAAGGTATTCCAGGATCTGTATGGAAACTGGGAAGGCTAAATCACATCGCTATAGCTGTACCAGACATGGAGAAAGCCACTGCTCTTTACAGAGATGTACTGGGGGCTCAGGTCAGCGATAAAGTTCCCCTTCCTGAGCATGGAGTCTACACTGTCTTTGTGGAGCTGGGTAACACAAAGCTGGAACTGCTGCACCCACTCGGGGAGAAGAGCCCCATTGCAGGCTTCCTACAGAAGAACAAATCTGGTGGGATGCACCATATCTGCATTGAGGTGAGTCAGTCTTAGCAATGCTGCATATGCTGTTCAGCCCACACGAATGGGCTGTATTCATTCACTCTATCCTTGTCCCCTCATCTGTTCTCTAATGTAATCATATTGTATGTTATTTTTGTGATTTCAGGTTGATGATATCAGTGCAGCGATAGTGGATCTGAAGGCTAGGAACATAAGAACCCTGTCAGCTGAACCACGGATAGGCGCTCATGGGAAACCTGTCATGTTCCTCCACCCAAAAGACTGTGATGGAGTACTTGTGGAACTGGAGCAAGCTTGAATACCCACAGGTCTCATAAACTCTGTAGGTCACAATTAGCCGGTTTGAAAATTGATTTATTATTGCGCTTTTTCCACCAGTAATAATGATAGCAAAGATAGATTTTTTTACATGTATAATAGCACGGCTTTGATCTATGAAATATAatatatacactactggtcaaaagtgttagaacacctactcattgaagggtttttatttttacaattttttacattgtagaataatagtgaagacatcaaaactatgaaataacacatggaatcatgtagtaacaaaaaaagtgttaaacaaatcaaaatacaccgctcaaaaaaataaagggaacacttaaacaacacaatgtaactccaagtcaatcacacttctgtgaaatcaaactgtccacttgaagcaacactgattgacaataaatttcacatgctgttgtgcaaatggaatagacaacaggtggaaattataggcaattagcaagacacccccaataaaggagtggttctgcaggtggtgaccacttctcagttcctatgcttcctggctgatgttttggtcacttttgaatgctggcggtgctttcactctagtggtagcatgagacggagtctacaacccacacaagtggctcaggtagtgcagctcatccaagatggcacatcaatgaaagctgtggcaagaaggtttgctgtgtctgtcagcgtagtgtccagagcatggaggcgctaccaggagacaggccagtacatcaggagacgtggaggaggccgtaggagggcaacaacccagcagcaggaccgctacctccgcctttgtgcaaggaggagcactgccagagccctgcaaaatgacctccagcaggccacaaatgtgcatgtgtctgctcaaacggtcagaaacagactccatgagggtggtatgagggcccgacgtccacagatgggggttgtgcttacagcccaacaccgtgcaggacgtttggcatttgccagagaacaccaagattggcaaattcgccactggcgccctgtgctcttcacagatgaaagcaggttcacactgagcacatgtgacagacgtgacaaagtctggagacgccgtggagaacgttctgctgcctgcaacatcctccagcatgaccggtttggcggtgggtcagtcatggtgtggggtggcatttctttgggggggccgcacagccctccatgtgctcgccagaggtagcctgactgccattaggtaccgagatgagatcctcagaccccttgtgagaccatatgctggtggggttggccctgggttcctcctaatgcaagacaatgctagacctcatatggctggagtgtgtcagcagttcctgcaagaggaaggcattgatgctatggactggcccgcccgttccccagacctgaatccaattgagcacatctgggacaccatccaccaacgccacgttgcaccacagactgtccaggagttggcggatgctgtagtccaggtctgggaggagatccctcaggagaccatccgccacctcatcaggagcatgcccaggcgttgtagggaggtcatacaggcacgtggaggccacacacactactgagcctcattttgacttgttttaaggacattacatcaaagttggatcagcctgtagtgtggttttccactttaattttgagtgtgactccaaatccagacc
Proteins encoded in this window:
- the mcee gene encoding methylmalonyl-CoA epimerase, mitochondrial isoform X1; the protein is MAASVLKVALTGLSKCVRHTCSPMLRTISTSTPLCQGIPGSVWKLGRLNHIAIAVPDMEKATALYRDVLGAQVSDKVPLPEHGVYTVFVELGNTKLELLHPLGEKSPIAGFLQKNKSGGMHHICIEVDDISAAIVDLKARNIRTLSAEPRIGAHGKPVMFLHPKDCDGVLVELEQA
- the mcee gene encoding methylmalonyl-CoA epimerase, mitochondrial isoform X2 yields the protein MAASVLKVARLSKCVRHTCSPMLRTISTSTPLCQGIPGSVWKLGRLNHIAIAVPDMEKATALYRDVLGAQVSDKVPLPEHGVYTVFVELGNTKLELLHPLGEKSPIAGFLQKNKSGGMHHICIEVDDISAAIVDLKARNIRTLSAEPRIGAHGKPVMFLHPKDCDGVLVELEQA
- the mcee gene encoding methylmalonyl-CoA epimerase, mitochondrial isoform X3, with amino-acid sequence MLRTISTSTPLCQGIPGSVWKLGRLNHIAIAVPDMEKATALYRDVLGAQVSDKVPLPEHGVYTVFVELGNTKLELLHPLGEKSPIAGFLQKNKSGGMHHICIEVDDISAAIVDLKARNIRTLSAEPRIGAHGKPVMFLHPKDCDGVLVELEQA